One stretch of Accipiter gentilis unplaced genomic scaffold, bAccGen1.1, whole genome shotgun sequence DNA includes these proteins:
- the LOC126037332 gene encoding electroneutral sodium bicarbonate exchanger 1-like, producing MPAKHQPDFIYLRHVPLRKVHFFTAIQLTCLVLLWTIKVSRAAIIFPMMVLALVFVWKAMDFCFSKRELSFLDDLMPERKKKLDDARNEAGEEEEESRRAMEAAATASSVQLNVGKTSDVDIPKQSSDRTDPSEIVILDEMSQMTVWKALTLKTETL from the exons atgccagcgaagcaccagccggatttcatctacctgcggcacgtgcccttgcgaaaggtgcatttcttcacggcgatccagctgacctgcctcgtcctgctctggaccatcaaggtgtcccgtgccgccatcatctttcccatgatg gttttggctctcgtatttgtctggaaagcgatggatttttgcttctcaaagcgagagctcagctttctggatgaccttatgccagaaaggaagaagaagttggacgatgccagaaatgaagctggagaagaagaagag gagtccaggagggccatggaagctgctgctactgcaagttcagttcagctgaacgtggggaagaccagtgacgtggatatcccaaagcaaagcagtgacag gactgatccttctgagattgttatcctggatgaaatgtcacaaatgaccgtatggaaggctctcactttgaagacagaaaccctttga